Proteins encoded in a region of the Balaenoptera ricei isolate mBalRic1 chromosome 19, mBalRic1.hap2, whole genome shotgun sequence genome:
- the THAP8 gene encoding THAP domain-containing protein 8 isoform X1 has product MPKYCRAPNCSNNAGQLGADNRPVSFYKFPLKDGPRLQAWLRHMGREHWVPSCHQHLCSEHFAPSCFQWRWGVRYLRPDAVPSIFSRAPPAKRQTNSRSTEKPVVPPPPQEATSLSPGPAVPAPGPVQLVVLGPASGGPEAPATVFLTPLPLPPVPTGPRPGVSAQHPRPGLGAALGALQRRVRRLQRRHERHQARLRALEQLAKQLRVESLLAPAHRGRLRALPGPEESQAFTIICGGPDIDVVLAQGPAPPTLDAKPELLDTQTPSA; this is encoded by the exons GTTCCCCCTGAAGGATGGCCCCCGGCTGCAGGCCTGGCTGAGGCACATGGGGCGCGAGCACTGGGTGCCTAGCTGCCACCAGCACCTGTGCAGCGAGCACTTCGCCCCCTCTTGCTTCCAGTGGCGCTGGGGCGTGCGCTACCTGCGGCCGGATGCTGTGCCCTCCATCTTCTCCCGAGCGCCGCCCGCCAAG AGGCAGACGAATTCCCGAAGCACCGAGAAACCAGTCGTGCCTCCGCCTCCGCAGGAGGCCACGTCCCTGTCCCCTGGCCCAGCCGTCCCGGCCCCTGGCCCCGTACAGCTTGTGGTGCTGGGACCAGCATCCGGGGGTCCCGAAGCCCCAGCCACAGTGTTCCTGACTCCCCTGCCGCTTCCGCCGGTTCCCACGGGGCCGCGCCCTGGAGTGTCGGCCCAGCACCCCCGGCCCGGGCTGGGCGCGGCGCTGGGAGCGCTGCAGCGGCGGGTGCGGAGGCTCCAGCGGCGCCACGAGCGGCACCAGGCGCGGCTGCGGGCTCTGGAACAGCTGGCGAAGCAGCTGCGCGTGGAGAGCCTGCTGGCGCCGGCGCACCGGGGCCGGCTGCGCGCG CTCCCTGGACCTGAGGAATCCCAAGCCTTCACCATCATCTGTGGAGGGCCTGACATAGATGTGGTCCTTGCCCAAGGTCCTGCACCTCCTACCCTGGACGCCAAGCCTGAGCTCCTGGACACTCAGACTCCCAGTGCATAA
- the THAP8 gene encoding THAP domain-containing protein 8 isoform X2 → MRANWARTTARFPLKDGPRLQAWLRHMGREHWVPSCHQHLCSEHFAPSCFQWRWGVRYLRPDAVPSIFSRAPPAKRQTNSRSTEKPVVPPPPQEATSLSPGPAVPAPGPVQLVVLGPASGGPEAPATVFLTPLPLPPVPTGPRPGVSAQHPRPGLGAALGALQRRVRRLQRRHERHQARLRALEQLAKQLRVESLLAPAHRGRLRALPGPEESQAFTIICGGPDIDVVLAQGPAPPTLDAKPELLDTQTPSA, encoded by the exons GTTCCCCCTGAAGGATGGCCCCCGGCTGCAGGCCTGGCTGAGGCACATGGGGCGCGAGCACTGGGTGCCTAGCTGCCACCAGCACCTGTGCAGCGAGCACTTCGCCCCCTCTTGCTTCCAGTGGCGCTGGGGCGTGCGCTACCTGCGGCCGGATGCTGTGCCCTCCATCTTCTCCCGAGCGCCGCCCGCCAAG AGGCAGACGAATTCCCGAAGCACCGAGAAACCAGTCGTGCCTCCGCCTCCGCAGGAGGCCACGTCCCTGTCCCCTGGCCCAGCCGTCCCGGCCCCTGGCCCCGTACAGCTTGTGGTGCTGGGACCAGCATCCGGGGGTCCCGAAGCCCCAGCCACAGTGTTCCTGACTCCCCTGCCGCTTCCGCCGGTTCCCACGGGGCCGCGCCCTGGAGTGTCGGCCCAGCACCCCCGGCCCGGGCTGGGCGCGGCGCTGGGAGCGCTGCAGCGGCGGGTGCGGAGGCTCCAGCGGCGCCACGAGCGGCACCAGGCGCGGCTGCGGGCTCTGGAACAGCTGGCGAAGCAGCTGCGCGTGGAGAGCCTGCTGGCGCCGGCGCACCGGGGCCGGCTGCGCGCG CTCCCTGGACCTGAGGAATCCCAAGCCTTCACCATCATCTGTGGAGGGCCTGACATAGATGTGGTCCTTGCCCAAGGTCCTGCACCTCCTACCCTGGACGCCAAGCCTGAGCTCCTGGACACTCAGACTCCCAGTGCATAA
- the THAP8 gene encoding THAP domain-containing protein 8 isoform X3, whose product MGREHWVPSCHQHLCSEHFAPSCFQWRWGVRYLRPDAVPSIFSRAPPAKRQTNSRSTEKPVVPPPPQEATSLSPGPAVPAPGPVQLVVLGPASGGPEAPATVFLTPLPLPPVPTGPRPGVSAQHPRPGLGAALGALQRRVRRLQRRHERHQARLRALEQLAKQLRVESLLAPAHRGRLRALPGPEESQAFTIICGGPDIDVVLAQGPAPPTLDAKPELLDTQTPSA is encoded by the exons ATGGGGCGCGAGCACTGGGTGCCTAGCTGCCACCAGCACCTGTGCAGCGAGCACTTCGCCCCCTCTTGCTTCCAGTGGCGCTGGGGCGTGCGCTACCTGCGGCCGGATGCTGTGCCCTCCATCTTCTCCCGAGCGCCGCCCGCCAAG AGGCAGACGAATTCCCGAAGCACCGAGAAACCAGTCGTGCCTCCGCCTCCGCAGGAGGCCACGTCCCTGTCCCCTGGCCCAGCCGTCCCGGCCCCTGGCCCCGTACAGCTTGTGGTGCTGGGACCAGCATCCGGGGGTCCCGAAGCCCCAGCCACAGTGTTCCTGACTCCCCTGCCGCTTCCGCCGGTTCCCACGGGGCCGCGCCCTGGAGTGTCGGCCCAGCACCCCCGGCCCGGGCTGGGCGCGGCGCTGGGAGCGCTGCAGCGGCGGGTGCGGAGGCTCCAGCGGCGCCACGAGCGGCACCAGGCGCGGCTGCGGGCTCTGGAACAGCTGGCGAAGCAGCTGCGCGTGGAGAGCCTGCTGGCGCCGGCGCACCGGGGCCGGCTGCGCGCG CTCCCTGGACCTGAGGAATCCCAAGCCTTCACCATCATCTGTGGAGGGCCTGACATAGATGTGGTCCTTGCCCAAGGTCCTGCACCTCCTACCCTGGACGCCAAGCCTGAGCTCCTGGACACTCAGACTCCCAGTGCATAA